A single window of Hymenobacter sp. APR13 DNA harbors:
- a CDS encoding xanthine dehydrogenase family protein molybdopterin-binding subunit yields MSTTNYIGTATSRVDGPAKVTGTATYAAEYHLPNMAYAYVVSSPIAKGKITKIHADEVLALPGVIQVFSHENVPSVAWLDKKHKDLVAPGGSPFRALQDPEIQFSQQPVALVVADSFELARYAASVLRIEYDEEKHETNLETQRAKGYEPGSGKTGFQPPPPPRGNPDKAWGAAEHRMEAEYVHGTQHHNPMELFSTTVEWRGEGQITAYDKTQGVFNVKNYLVGVFGLKKDDVRVVNEYMGGGFGAGLRPQYSVYLAVLASLELRRSVRLTLTRQQMFSFGHRPHVLQTVKLATNPDGTLAALQHHALHETSHFEDYTENVVNWSGMLYQCENVKLGYQIAKLDVFTPLDMRAPGAASGSIALEVAMDEMAYAAGLDPLEFRLRNYADRDQNVDKPFSSKKLRECYHQAAAKFGWDQRSQEPRSMRDGKMLVGWGMAGGVWDATQQKSAAKASITADGKLTVLSGAGENGAGTYTIMTQIAAETLGLPLEAVSFKLGDTDQPEAPLQGGSWTAASVGTAIQSVCQDLAGKILKLAQKQDDSPLKDAKFEDVEFLNGQIRLRADHNQSVVIRDVLQASGEAKVEADGSTMPNMLKQKQYSLHAHNAVFVEVKVDEDLGTVHVTRVVNAIAAGRIINLKTARSQVLGSVVWGIGAALMEETVMDHKFGRYMNHNFAEYHVPVNADIHDIDVIFVDEEDDVVNPLGAKGIGEVGMLGVAAAVANAIHHATGKRVRDLPITIDKLL; encoded by the coding sequence ATGAGCACCACTAACTATATCGGCACCGCCACCAGCCGCGTCGACGGGCCGGCCAAGGTGACGGGAACGGCCACCTACGCCGCCGAGTACCACCTGCCCAACATGGCGTATGCCTACGTGGTGAGCAGCCCCATTGCCAAGGGCAAAATCACGAAGATCCACGCCGACGAGGTGCTGGCGCTGCCCGGCGTTATTCAGGTGTTTTCGCACGAGAACGTGCCCTCCGTGGCCTGGCTCGACAAGAAGCACAAGGATCTGGTAGCGCCCGGCGGCTCGCCGTTCCGGGCTCTGCAGGACCCCGAAATCCAGTTCAGCCAGCAGCCGGTGGCCCTCGTGGTGGCCGACTCTTTTGAGCTGGCCCGCTACGCGGCCTCGGTGCTGCGCATCGAGTACGACGAAGAAAAGCACGAAACCAACCTCGAAACCCAGCGCGCCAAAGGCTACGAGCCGGGCAGCGGCAAAACCGGCTTCCAGCCGCCGCCGCCGCCCCGCGGCAACCCCGACAAAGCCTGGGGTGCCGCCGAGCACCGCATGGAGGCCGAGTACGTGCACGGCACCCAGCACCACAACCCCATGGAGCTGTTCAGCACCACGGTGGAGTGGCGCGGCGAAGGCCAGATTACGGCCTACGACAAAACCCAGGGCGTTTTCAACGTGAAGAACTACCTGGTGGGCGTTTTCGGCCTGAAGAAGGACGACGTGCGCGTGGTGAATGAGTACATGGGCGGCGGCTTCGGCGCGGGCCTGCGGCCGCAGTACTCGGTGTACCTGGCCGTGCTGGCCTCGCTGGAGTTGCGCCGCTCGGTGCGCCTCACGCTCACGCGCCAGCAGATGTTCAGCTTCGGCCACCGGCCCCACGTGCTCCAGACCGTGAAGCTGGCCACCAACCCCGATGGCACGCTGGCCGCCCTGCAGCACCATGCCCTCCACGAAACCTCTCACTTCGAGGACTACACCGAGAATGTGGTGAACTGGAGCGGCATGCTCTACCAGTGCGAAAACGTGAAGCTGGGCTACCAGATTGCCAAGCTCGACGTATTTACGCCTCTCGATATGCGCGCCCCCGGCGCCGCCTCGGGCAGCATTGCGCTGGAAGTGGCCATGGACGAAATGGCCTACGCCGCCGGCCTCGACCCGTTGGAGTTCCGCCTGCGCAACTACGCCGACCGCGACCAGAACGTAGATAAGCCCTTCTCCAGCAAGAAGCTGCGCGAATGCTACCACCAGGCCGCCGCCAAGTTCGGCTGGGACCAGCGCAGCCAGGAGCCGCGCTCCATGCGCGACGGCAAGATGCTGGTGGGCTGGGGCATGGCCGGTGGCGTCTGGGATGCCACCCAGCAGAAATCGGCCGCCAAAGCCTCCATCACGGCCGATGGCAAGCTGACGGTGCTGAGCGGCGCCGGCGAAAACGGCGCCGGCACTTACACCATCATGACGCAGATTGCGGCCGAAACCCTGGGCCTGCCCCTGGAAGCCGTATCCTTCAAGCTCGGCGACACCGACCAGCCCGAAGCCCCGCTGCAGGGCGGCTCCTGGACGGCAGCCTCCGTGGGAACGGCCATCCAGAGCGTGTGCCAGGACCTGGCCGGCAAAATCCTGAAGCTGGCCCAGAAGCAGGACGACTCCCCGCTCAAGGACGCCAAGTTCGAGGACGTGGAGTTCCTCAACGGCCAGATTCGCCTCCGCGCCGACCACAACCAGTCCGTAGTAATCCGCGACGTGCTGCAGGCCAGCGGGGAAGCCAAAGTGGAAGCCGATGGCTCTACGATGCCCAACATGCTCAAGCAGAAGCAGTACTCGCTGCACGCCCACAACGCCGTGTTTGTGGAAGTGAAGGTAGACGAGGACCTGGGCACGGTGCACGTGACGCGGGTGGTGAATGCCATTGCCGCCGGCCGCATCATCAACCTCAAAACGGCCCGCTCGCAGGTGTTGGGCTCGGTCGTGTGGGGCATCGGGGCGGCTCTGATGGAGGAAACCGTGATGGACCACAAGTTCGGGCGCTACATGAACCACAACTTTGCCGAGTACCACGTGCCCGTCAACGCCGACATTCACGACATCGACGTCATCTTCGTGGATGAGGAAGACGATGTGGTGAACCCGTTGGGCGCCAAAGGCATCGGGGAAGTAGGCATGCTGGGGGTAGCCGCCGCCGTGGCCAACGCCATCCACCACGCCACCGGCAAGCGCGTCCGCGACCTGCCAATTACGATTGACAAGCTGCTGTAA
- a CDS encoding (2Fe-2S)-binding protein — protein sequence MIQQPIPSAASAGVVAAPPPTSPVQLTINGQQHTLQIAPWTTLLDALREYAGLTGTKKGCDHGQCGACTVLVNGKRVNSCLTLAVMHDDDDITTIEGLGTPEAMHPLQQAFVDHDAFQCGYCTPGQICSAQGLINEGKAHTEDEIREHMSGNLCRCGAYVGILNAVKEVVDKGSNEVRK from the coding sequence ATGATCCAGCAACCGATTCCCTCAGCCGCCAGCGCCGGTGTGGTAGCTGCGCCGCCGCCCACCAGCCCGGTGCAGCTTACTATCAACGGGCAGCAGCACACCCTCCAGATTGCGCCCTGGACTACCCTGCTCGACGCTCTGCGCGAGTATGCCGGCCTCACGGGTACCAAAAAGGGCTGCGACCATGGCCAGTGCGGCGCCTGCACGGTGCTGGTAAACGGCAAGCGCGTGAACAGCTGCCTGACCCTGGCCGTGATGCACGACGACGACGACATCACCACCATCGAGGGCCTGGGCACCCCGGAGGCCATGCACCCGCTGCAGCAGGCTTTCGTCGACCACGACGCCTTCCAGTGCGGCTACTGCACGCCCGGCCAGATCTGCTCGGCTCAGGGCCTCATCAACGAAGGCAAAGCCCACACCGAAGACGAAATCCGGGAGCACATGAGCGGCAACCTCTGCCGCTGCGGCGCCTACGTAGGCATCCTGAATGCCGTGAAGGAAGTGGTGGATAAAGGCAGTAATGAGGTGAGGAAGTAA
- a CDS encoding FAD binding domain-containing protein → MNSFTYHRATAVEDAVRDQASHQGSAYIGGGTNLIDLMKENVERPTHLVSVAKLPLAAIESLPDGGLRLGAMATNADTAWNEDVKNRYPLLNQAILAGASPQLRNAATNGGNLMQRTRCLYFYDLATPCNKREPGTGCSAIGGFNRIHAILGASEHCIATHPSDMCVALAALAPTVRVSGPNGERSIAFDDFHRLPENQPEKDNTLASGELIISLDLPEKGFEKNFSYLKLRDRTSYAFALISVAVGLELEGGTIKDARLALGGVAHKPWRDQKAEAMLKGQPATEDTFRRVAAQVVADAKGQGSNDFKIALAQRAIVRALKQAADGSQKASDVFQNSNP, encoded by the coding sequence ATGAATTCATTTACCTACCACCGCGCGACGGCCGTTGAGGATGCCGTGCGGGACCAGGCCAGCCACCAGGGCTCGGCCTACATCGGGGGCGGCACCAACCTCATCGACCTGATGAAGGAAAACGTGGAGCGCCCCACCCACCTCGTGAGCGTGGCCAAGCTGCCGCTGGCTGCCATCGAAAGCCTGCCCGACGGCGGCCTGCGCCTGGGCGCCATGGCCACCAACGCCGACACGGCCTGGAACGAGGACGTGAAAAACCGCTACCCGCTGCTCAACCAGGCCATTCTGGCCGGCGCCTCGCCCCAGCTGCGCAACGCGGCCACCAACGGCGGCAACCTCATGCAGCGCACCCGCTGCTTGTATTTCTACGACCTGGCCACGCCTTGCAACAAGCGTGAGCCGGGCACCGGCTGCTCGGCCATCGGGGGCTTCAACCGCATTCATGCCATTCTGGGCGCCAGTGAGCATTGCATTGCCACCCACCCGTCGGATATGTGCGTGGCCCTGGCGGCGCTGGCTCCTACGGTGCGCGTGAGCGGGCCCAACGGCGAACGGAGCATTGCCTTCGACGACTTCCACCGCCTGCCCGAAAATCAGCCCGAGAAAGACAACACCCTGGCTTCCGGCGAGCTGATCATCAGCCTCGACCTGCCCGAGAAAGGCTTTGAGAAGAACTTCAGCTACCTGAAGCTGCGCGACCGGACCAGCTACGCCTTCGCCCTGATTTCGGTGGCGGTAGGGCTGGAGCTGGAAGGCGGCACCATTAAGGACGCCCGCCTGGCGCTGGGCGGCGTGGCCCACAAGCCCTGGCGCGACCAGAAGGCCGAAGCCATGCTGAAAGGCCAGCCCGCCACCGAGGATACCTTCCGCCGCGTGGCCGCCCAGGTGGTGGCCGACGCCAAAGGCCAGGGCTCCAACGACTTCAAGATTGCGCTGGCCCAGCGCGCCATCGTGCGGGCCCTCAAGCAGGCCGCCGACGGCTCGCAGAAGGCTTCCGACGTATTTCAGAACTCCAATCCCTAA